The following nucleotide sequence is from Apium graveolens cultivar Ventura chromosome 4, ASM990537v1, whole genome shotgun sequence.
ggattcatacTACAACATTGAACACATCAACACAAATGCTTATCTGACCGTGCAATGGATGAGGCCCtgaaagacttatgcaataatacccatgtagcgaacgttaggttagcggatcacAGACTGaacaagccttaggtcactaggcacaaagtcccctagaacttaattgcTCGAGTTTTAAAGAGCTCACCCGTGGTCAATTCTGTATAATCAGATACTAacacaattttttttctttttttctttttttctttttttccttttttcttttctGGAATGAGTgagtttcgctccatctcatccatccctagactactcataaataTGAGCGACTACTAGCCTTTTGACGCCTAACTTTTAttaacaactagcaatgaaatccatgATTTTCCCCAATTTATATTTTAGTGCTCCTCCGTCATCAAGGGAATAGAAAACATTCTAAAtgtaaacaagtgattaaatttCAATAACCAAACCAGTATGGCCCTGATCTAGTCCAAAAGCAACCGATGAGACTTGTGAATAGGCTTTGCTTCTGGAAATGCAAGTCAATTCATACGAACTTAATcatccctctattcatcatcactacactcaaatcaacatcaacctACCAACCGGAAATAGCTCATCCTACGGGATCATGCTATATGTTATGCAAATGCAACTAAATGGACTTACATGATATACATAAATAATTATGCAAATAATTATGGTCTATATGAATAACAATACAAGATTATGAATGAACTACCACTACACATATAATATGATTCTTATATGAACACGACTCTACTACTACTAATCCTTAAATttccacccccaaacttaaaatatataatgacctcattgaaggcaataataaggataGCAAGAGCATACCTAACTGTCAGCAGtatcaccctcttcgggtggagaaTCAGGCGGCGGATACACTGTGCTAGCTCCAAAAGCTGGCCAATCAACCTCTACACCAGTGGTTTGAAAAGCACTACCTAGAGCCAGTGTCAAGTCCTCCGCAAAACGGTGAAGGATGTCATGCATGGCATCAATACGCCGAGTCAACCGTCTATACTGAGCATCACCAAAACCAGACCTATGAACTTCTTGTTGTGCACGAGAGGGTCCCTCTGTAGGCATGGGAGGATTCGAGCGACCACCCTCTGCATCATCATAAATATACCCTAACCCCTTGTCATGGGGCACACCGTCGTCCCATTCTTCCATCCTAGAAATCGTAGAGTGATCAATAGGGGCACGGGAGGATTCGtagaaggaagaatattagcacacaGAAAAAAGTTCCAGGCCCTCGCATACCTGTTTATGGCAGAAGCAGGGAAGATGAGCGGCTCAGTTGTTCATGCCTTCAATTTCCATGTCATACCCGGAACACACACCTCATCTAAGATATAATCTAAATCCAAATCAGCCCGGGTCTTGCGCGCCCAATCTTCAACACCCCTAGGCTTTGCAGGTTGACACGGCGAATAGCAGTAGGCCGGTAATCCAGAGTTAAACCCCAAACCACAGAATATCCATTTTTCTCAGCCTTAGCATTagcatagaactcccgcacaCTGCTTAATGGAACCGCGGATGGCGCCTCACAAAATCTCTCCCAACCCATAATCGCAATTATCTCGACTAACTGCATATTCAGAGTCGTAGGCAAGAATCCCTTTTTCTTAGCCACTGGTTTAGACATCAATCGAGCAAATTCTGCTTGTGCCTCCGGTGAAGTGAATTTGTTATCACCGCCACCCATACTAGAGTCCTCTATAGAAGAGGGATGGGTGCTACTACTACCAGTCAatcttgctctcttgggtgccataaTCAAGCAATTGGTTGTTAATTGGGTGCAAATAGTGTATGTAGATCAAGGGATTGTGTGTATATAATGATGGGTAAGTATATAAGAATTGGTATATGTAGTAGAGATTTGAAGGGAGGCTGCTGTAAAATATTGGGTAGGGTTAGGGTAAAATTTTGGGTAAACCTGTGTAGCAattgttttgttttttgtttttttttcagAACAGCGGGTAGGCACGGGCGCGCAGGAAGAGGGTGCGGGCGCGCTGAGCTTCTGTTAGACGGGCGCACCGGAAGATAGCGCGGGTGCGCTGAGCTACTGCCAAAAAAAAAATTCTTCTTTTTTTATATAAGCTACAATACTACAAAAATGtgtgggttgcctcccacgaagcgcttgTTTTCCGTCCTTAGCTTGACGTGAAGCTTCTTAATTCAAGTCGTAGCAAGAACGGCGATCACCGCTTCACGGTTCATCGTATCACCAaagtaatgcttcaatctcttACCATTAACCTTAAATGCTAGGTCCGGAAGCTTATCAAAAATTTCCATTGCAccatgcggaaacacagttttgactaTTAACGGCCCTGCTACCTTGACTTAAGCCTTTATGGAAAAAGTCTGAGACGAGAATTGAACAGTAGGACTTGTTGACCTGGCACAAATGACTTGTGCACCAACCTCCTATCGTGCCATCTCTTAACGTTCTCCTTGTATAACTTGTTGTTCTTGTAAGCCTGTAGACGAAACTCATCGAGCTCATTAATTTGGAGCATTCTCCTTTCTCCAGCAGCCGACATGTCAAGATTCAGTTTCTTCAAACCCGTTGATAGCGATGACATCTCAAcataaactgatgagcatctttaaacaaggttgaCCAGAAAAATCCCGCCTGAAGGATACGGGAAGTGGTCTTCTCTCTACCATAATGACCATCATACGCAGTGGCATGACAATCTCGCAAAAAACCCTCTGTTTAACTATACAAAATGCACCTCCTGATTATCTGATATGCCCCCTGTCTGAACAGGAACGACTCATCCCAtcgataccacttcacttcatgtaaaaacttcttcctttgagcattaGAAAAATTCTGAGGGGATCacattactcacaagatagttcacaatatctgcaaaccatggttcttcttcttgcaccccaaaaagttgctcatcgggaaaagattcgttgattaACGTGTTATCTTGTGAAGCTTTACAATGATCTTCCAAACGTGATAGATGATGCGCTACCTGGTTTTCCGTACCTTTCCTGTCTTTGATTTCCAACTCGAATTCCTGAAGCAAGAGAATCCATCGAATCAATCACggttttgaatctttcttcgagACTAAATATTTAATAGCTGTATGATCAGTGTaaactgtcacttttgtcccaagcaagTAAGATCTAAATTTCTCGAACCCGTAAACAActgccaaaagctccttctccgtagtagtgtaattcagctgAATATCATTAAGGGTTTTACTAGCGTAGTAAACCTTATGGAAAATATTCTTCTTTCTCTGACCGAGAACAGCTCCTACTGCATAGTCtctagcatcacacatcatctcaaaaggctcaccCCAATCAGGTGAAGTAATAACAAGTGCTGTAGTCAATTTCTTTTTCAAAATCTGGAAAGCAGCTAAacattcttcatcaaatttgaaggtaacatccttctccaacaaattgcacaagggtttagaaattttggagaagtttttaatgaatcaccgataaaaacccgcataaccaagaaaactgcggattcctttaactgagattggtggaggaagatttttgATAGTCTCCACTTTCGCCTTATCCATTTCCAGCCCCTTGCTAgataccttgtgcccaagaatgataccttgttgcaccatgaagtgacattttcccaattaagcaccagattggtctcaacgcaccttttcAGCACCAAGCCCAGATTATCCagtgtaacacccccttcttaaaataAAAGGAGATATTACCTATAATTCATAAACCTGCAAACAGCGTACTAATATATTTgtaaacaataattaaacagtctaaaaccttcaaaataatattaaatctccaaactgtctaaatcaataatataaatgtagaaatctctatttaaataattaagtctagataataataaaatcagaaatcctaatcaataaatggggtagctctccatcacacagtcccagatccccTTAAGCACCttccagaaaaagaatacggcatgagccaaacgcccagtacggatttggaatagAATTTATAAAACAAAATCAGAAATGAAGATTTCacaatttataataaaacaataaCTTTAAAGAAAACAAGTATGGCTGAAAtaacgaggggttaggatatttcataccgagatcagaacagatacaaatatacacatcatagggtacctaatgtgtgcaacaaaATGGATAACGTGcacggcatatacaacgtcaccgtAAATCAAATCATAAATCAAATCAAAccctgggtgcacccacgtatcctgaactAATATCAAATGGCCAAAAGCTCCTCCCAAAAGCTAACAGAAGaatacgccgtgaccaatcacactgtcacagAAGTGTCATGTCattggtgccgcaatgacatggctatagtacccctacagctggttaactcgatATACCCTATATcactaagggttcaaaataaatattctcgcaaaatttAAAACTCACCTGAGACAAATGATATAAATTTCCAAAGCAGGTGGGTGtcaaataatttttgaaaaaccgcataaacagatatctaaattttcaaatttaaattttaaaataatttccgaAAGTTAAAACGGTCTAAGCAAATATTAACGGAATGAACAAAAAATAGAACGGATtgaatcaaataaatataatggACAAAGAAGTAGCGCTGAATAAAAAAAAGGGACAGAATCCATACCTTAAAAGTCGCGACTAAAATTACTAATAATATCCGCTGATTTGCTAACTCCCCCACTCCTGATCTAATAAccatttataatttttattaatacaCATTCATTACTtcttttaatattaaaaattaattttaccCGACATGGCTTAATAGGTAACTAGCAAAGATATTAACTTTAACATTAATAAAATCACTGTTTTGACTTGAAACATTAACAAACCAGCACATAATTTACCAAAATGAATAGGCTAGACAAtacaattaataaataatttggTTACTTGTTGATAGAGTAGTCATAAGCATCCCATTACAATCATTAACAAAATAACCAGGTACATATATTAATATAAAAGGATACATTAATGTACTAACCAATATAAAGAACATAATCTAATTATTAAGTATTATAATTAGATCAATAGACCAtaaagtaaataattaaatattaaatataaaacaACACCCCGTTAGTGACCAAAACGCATGCTAAATTACAAAACTCATATAATGTAATATATATGCAATCTAGCATCAACCTAACTATTACTTTTAAACTATATCACTGAATTTATAAGTAATATTAAGTTTGCAGAAATTGATCAAATCATGAGCTTATATATAACAAAGTAGGGTGAAATAATATCTGACGCTATTGACTCCAATACATACAACGTAATAGACTTTCAAACTAACCCAGGAGGTTAACATAGTaaaaagaatatattataataaaaacaaaattcgTAAGTACACTTTATTTATATTACAAtactaatattaatatttaaaatatggtTTGACATGCTAACAACTCAAGTTCATCAATGAAATAAGTTCACTTTTTGACAACGAATAAAGTACATGACCCTTGAACCTttcaaatatataataataacaaATTACTCTCATGATTCGACCAGAGATGCAAAAGCTTGGACACAAAAGTAATATGTGTACCCCATAAACAtaacaaataatatatattaatactAATGATGATAATTAGAATCCACCAATTTGCTACACAAGAATAACAGGGACATGCCATTATACCAATAAAATAATACATACAATTCATACTGGGTGTGGAAGTTGTGATACCtatattatttatttgatttCACTTTCCGCTCTCAAAAGTGCTAGTGCTCACCAGTTCTGTTCATCCTCTGTGACTCTCTGATACATCAGATATTTATgtttttttaatgatgacataCAAGAGGCAgggagagtatatatatatatatattttattaccAACTCTTTTTTCTAAACAAATTACTTATTCTTTTAGAAAGTCTTTTATAACTTATATTCTAGTTCAAATTAAATTTTtcacttattattattattattattattacctAAAATGTATGAAATTCacgtatattacatatatatacCCCCTAAAAAAGATTCCGTCCCCGGAATCAAACAAAACTAAATACTCGTACCTTAATCGAATAAATGCAGATATTTCTCACGAATAGACtcctctaattcccaagtcgCCTCTCTCTCAAAGTGATTTCTCCACAAAACGTTCACAAACGGAATAGTGTTCTTCCTCAAAACTCGCTcctctcgagctaagatagcctcagcttcttcctcacaagaaagatcctCTCTAATCTTATGCAATGGATACTGAACTAGGTGTAATGGATGATATTTATAGCCCTTCAAAATCGacacatgaaacacgttatgcacatgagatagttgtggcggcaacgcaactctataagatacttcccctactttctccaaaacatcaaaaggtccaacatatctcggactaaGCTTCCTCTTCATACGAAAACGCTTCACACCCTTACAAGGTGACACCTTtaagaacacatgatcacctggctCAAATTCACCAAACTTTCGATGTTGGTCCGCATAACTCTTTTGACGAGATCGAgcttccttcaaactttctttaactttctctacCTTCTCATTAGTGATTCTAACCAACTCCGGCCCTTCAATgactctctcaccaacctcatgCCAATAAGATGGTGCCCTACACTTCCTTCCATACAAAgcctcaaatggtggcataccGATACTCACGTGCCAACTATTATTATACGCAAACTCAACAAGATAGAAATACTTATCCCATTCACTTGTCCACTCCAAAGCACAtgccctcaacatatcctctaatGTCTGGATCGTCCTTTCTAACTGTCCATCGGTCTGTGGATGAAAAGTTGTACTAAATAAAGCCTCGTACCCCAAGCCTGTTAGAATCCCTTCCAAAAACACGATGTAAATCTTGTATCCCTGTCAGAAACTATCGACACAGGCACACCATGAAGCCTAACAATATCTCGCTGAAAAATCTCTGCCAACTCATGAACATGAGTAGTCTCTCTAATAGGTAAGAAGTGAGCGGACTTTGTaagtctatcaaccaccacccatatgACATCATTCTTCTTGAAAGTCCTCGGCAAATGAGTTACAAAATCCATAGTAATATTCTCCCACTTTCAAACTGGAATATCTAGTtgctgcaacaatccactaggcctctgatggtctatcttcacttgttgacatgtaagacattttcCCACAAATTCTGCTATATCTCCCTTCATTCCACTCTACCAAAAGTGCTTTTTCAAATCTCCATACATCTTAGTGGAACCAGGATGAATAAAAAATGAAGAATtatgagcctccttcaaaatCTCCTTCAAAACCAGGatgaaaattatcagaccacgctatataggagtactgtaatggaaattctaagatcgtattagtattccataaagtatataagtgtatgtaaagatcgtcagaatccaattccgaacactttgatttttcccggaaatccactagatacggaaagaattgagtataaggtaacaggataaaaaggatttaaattaaaggattataagagaggatcataaaaggattataatgtattgagaaaggttaaggaaacccaagtaataagatcccgggtatgatccctcaaacgataaatgaaacgaaagttaagcgaaccgtataacagatcagcggtcattaggcaaacaattaagaagttaatcaaggaggttagggatgatgaggtcatccaaccaataagaagagggcaagtaagggatgatgacatcacaaagtgacataagcatgacataggagggaaggaggtgtggatgaatgataaccacacaaagtcaaggttagaaaggtaattacccaaaaacaaaacaaaaacaaccaagctagccaaaacaaatcaatgcaaacacaaaattttttcatttcttcaacattgctctcggctttttcttcttttcaaaggaagaaaaatcaaaaatcaagttccaagcattgttaaatcacaaggtaattatctaaggttccttgtacatagatatggatatcctataagtttaagcttctaattcattcacaatctcttccaataaatcaaggaataagatggtgaatagtaaccttcaagaaataactttggttttcttgattttttatgaaagttcaaggtagcttaagcatagatcaaggcttccatgggcattccaaggatctttcattgattaaaagcttcaaggaaggtataacatctccaaaccctaactttactttgtatattaggatgattttgatagttatggtaaagagtagcttgttgcttgttggtttagagtttgggttggaatggtagtgaattgaaggttgaaatcttatggtttggttaaaggacttaagtatagtttaaattcaagtttaagaataagtataaatttttaatgttgagttgattggggctgttatgatgtagtgacgatggattttggttgtatggatggattgggattgattggtggttgaattggaatggtataaaattgggaaatcgcgtaaacatagtcgtcgtaatgtccgatttactttagagtgcttttgttcataacattaggacccgaaaACTCCCTTCTaagtttttaccattgccatttttagatagttcatgttacgagcttcgttttgatatgtggttcgtttgattctgatgtacggtttaggagaaacggccgttttaagtaacgacgtttcgcgaacgaatcattacccctagccttactttgaaacataggttaaagaccttaaagggctaattggagtattaaacaattatgttaagtggattaggcagttggtaaggtactcgcgaaagaatcgccttaaaacccttaattgttaatttattaaaaaatgatggagccgagggtactcgagcgacttaagagaaccagtaagcgcaaagcgagcgttagagtctaatttggttaaagtatagatttacaagtgactttggtttaattccaacttacatgttgtttataggttaccagactcgtcccgagccatttgtaacccccagtcgctcaggcaagttttctacccgtataactgttgttgtgatgtatatgtgtatatgcatgatcttgcgataaatgcatatttgttattagcaaattcttgcgatatattatagcatgtgatatggtatatatgcatgcctgtttcatattcttgatttatatatctgttgtttcaatgcttatagttgcataatactcatgctagagataagcggtgtttgagtttacccttagtataggggatcaaaaggtgaacatatttctaaaccgggagtcgatgttcccgagtatatatatatatatatatatatatatttatttatatatatatggatatatttttcaaaaatattgatcgaataaggtttattctataactttatattaattaatgaatattatttgaatattcattcgaggacttatgactctgtttattatatttaatgattattaattgaatattcatttgaggatgtatgactccgttattttatttaatgaatattatttataatattcattcgaggtattatgactccgcttattatttaataatattctttattttattaaagaataatatttcgataatcaaacttattttcgattattcaaataaagatagtactttcgtataagtatatctttggttatttaatactcatttcaagtataagttttacaatttctacctcaattatttgtataaagattatcctttatggggatattatttaaataataatattaagatattttctaatatattgggactgatttattttattaaatcagtattactccaaacattcttaaaaatgttttcgagtcttcaaaataaatttaaaaggtagagcggatcccaaaacttgttttcaaattcaagatcttccattttaaggggacttgaatactcgctcaaaaatctaagggatccagctctgttgtatattttatattcacaacaaggttgctgttttgatgaatgaattgattacttgcccaatgttcggaaagtaagcccatctaattgagtcggcataagcaacaggccggggtacggtctatcaaagtgtaagtggctgggtggcagtccatcaacgcgtaagaggccgggtggcggtccagcataaggtcctaatacgaccaggttgatgaccggtgggggattcatccatctactagtagaaaaggttacttattagtatctttgcctgatcagcaagatatcgtgtttatgccaaaattctttcctttccaaatttattgaatattgcaaccctgttcatactttacatgacagaggttttcaggaaatgtatgggagatatatatgaatatatttatatatcgggacttaatgaagcatctcgtaacttcattattcataatgatatttcaaggattgaatctattcaagtcttatcttgtagtctcatctgggtgatgaacttttgaaactgattataacttgaacggtggtagttcaagtagtattgggatataagtatattggagtatcttgtagcttcatcttttaaacttatatctagtaaatgattatcttatgcatgtcaaagattttcggaaaaacgttgagacaaggttagatatatgagatcaccttgcaacgatattttttatacagttataaactggaactctgtgtataatatacatgtcagaggatttcaaagattgtgaaaagtatatatgtatatatactgaatattttgcgacttcatcacattaagatatcaaacttggttcatttcttttgaccaagactttcatgatactatgagaaggctcatatattgttaatcattatacatattattttggtgggcttgctgctcacccttgctttcttctttcatcacacaacaacagatagaaaagatgaacaggaccaagctcccgattcgcaagcgattaggaaacgttccgcagtttcctataggcgttgatgtcgatgtagctgaggtaggaactaccaataggctaggctttcaacttttgatgtaccagacttatgtatctttatcaattgtaaaaatggcaaagaaatgtaaatttattcagaaacccttttaaggtgtattggcatataattgtggaataaaacgacttgtgattatttttttggatattcatctctgagactataacttgtggtgtgtgtgtttattatggggtcacagtatagagtagttgattatttattaagattgggtgttattaagggaaatggaactcgtgacaacccagatccccgaccccggatttgggggtgttacatttccTCACGAATCGTCGGGTCTGCAGGAACACACAATTTACTACCCAACCATATCACGCCCTCATCATTAACACGAAAGTGTTTTTGCTTGCCACCTGCCACCTCAGATCTAATAGCTTTCAAATTTGTATCATTCTTCTGAGCTTCCTTAACCCTTGAAATAAGATTTGGTTCCAGTTTTAAACTTGCAATGCTACCTCCTAACCCTCTAACATACAATTCAACACCCAATCGCT
It contains:
- the LOC141719096 gene encoding uncharacterized protein LOC141719096 — encoded protein: MSSLSTGLKKLNLDMSAAGERRMLQINELDEFRLQAYKNNKLYKENVKRWHDRRLVHKSFVPVKVAGPLIVKTVFPHGAMEIFDKLPDLAFKVNGKRLKHYFGDTMNREAVIAVLATT